A genomic stretch from Primulina huaijiensis isolate GDHJ02 chromosome 14, ASM1229523v2, whole genome shotgun sequence includes:
- the LOC140957439 gene encoding uncharacterized protein isoform X13 produces MRLQNSLFGGFFVLSLLSAVSFSNADTFEVVGIGECADCEENHFKTSQAFSGLRVSIDCKLEDGKMERIGFRELDDEGKFKVPIPNTFGQTLKKECYAQLHSAAAVACPAHDGLEASKIVFKSHAKGIYTFSPSKNLKFSAALCTSKFFWPIFKFPPHPFDPWKKHFYWFLPPPVPVYQPPVPVYEPNPPVYNPPVPVYKPTPPVYNPPVPVYKPKPPVYQPPVPVYKPEPPVYKPPVPVYKPKPEPPVYKPKPEPPVYKPKPPPPVYKPLPPPVPVYKPTPEPPVVTKPLPPPTPYYPPVIKKPCPPVPELPPKYLNHPKFGHFPPLPPFHP; encoded by the exons ATGAGGCTTCAAAATTCCCTTTTCGGGGGTTTCTTTGTTCTGTCTTTACTATCTGCAGTGAGTTTCAGTAATGCTGATACGTTCGAGGTCGTAGGGATTGGAGAGTGTGCGGATTGTGAGGAGAATCACTTCAAAACCAGCCAGGCATTTTCAG GGCTTCGCGTAAGCATAGACTGCAAGCTCGAAGACGGAAAGATGGAAAGAATCGGCTTCAGGGAGCTCGATGATGAAGGAAAATTCAAGGTCCCGATCCCGAATACATTTGGACAAACACTCAAAAAAGAATGCTACGCGCAGCTGCACAGCGCGGCTGCGGTTGCTTGCCCAGCCCATGATGGCCTAGAGGCCTCAAAGATCGTGTTCAAATCCCATGCCAAAGGCATATACACCTTTAGCCCAAGCAAGAATCTCAAATTTTCAGCTGCATTGTGCACTTCCAAGTTCTTTTGGCCGATTTTCAAGTTCCCTCCTCACCCATTTGATCCTTGGAAGAAGCACTTCTATTGGTTCCTTCCTCCCCCAGTACCGGTCTACCAGCCCCCGGTCCCCGTTTACGAGCCGAATCCACCGGTCTACAACCCGCCGGTTCCGGTTTACAAGCCAACACCACCAGTCTACAACCCACCTGTTCCAGTTTACAAGCCGAAACCACCAGTCTATCAGCCACCTGTTCCTGTTTACAAGCCAGAACCACCGGTATATAAGCCACCTGTTCCAGTTTACAAGCCCAAACCTGAGCCACCTGTATACAAGCCCAAACCCGAGCCACCGGTTTACAAGCCGAAACCACCG CCACCTGTTTATAAGCCTCTGCCCCCTCCGGTTCCTGTCTACAAGCCTACACCCGAGCCGCCAGTGGTGACCAAGCCTCTGCCACCTCCAACTCCATATTATCCACCAGTGATCAAGAAACCTTGCCCTCCTGTCCCAGAGCTACCTCCGAAGTACTTGAATCACCCCAAGTTTGGTCATTTCCCACCACTCCCTCCATTTCATCCATGA
- the LOC140957439 gene encoding uncharacterized protein isoform X5 translates to MRLQNSLFGGFFVLSLLSAVSFSNADTFEVVGIGECADCEENHFKTSQAFSGLRVSIDCKLEDGKMERIGFRELDDEGKFKVPIPNTFGQTLKKECYAQLHSAAAVACPAHDGLEASKIVFKSHAKGIYTFSPSKNLKFSAALCTSKFFWPIFKFPPHPFDPWKKHFYWFLPPPVPVYQPPVPVYEPNPPVYNPPVPVYKPTPPVYNPPVPVYKPKPPVYQPPVPVYKPEPPVYKPPVPVYKPKPEPPVYKPKPEPPVYKPKPPPKPEPPVYKPKPEPPVYKPKPEPKPEPPVYKPLPPPVPVYKPTPEPPVVTKPLPPPTPYYPPVIKKPCPPVPELPPKYLNHPKFGHFPPLPPFHP, encoded by the exons ATGAGGCTTCAAAATTCCCTTTTCGGGGGTTTCTTTGTTCTGTCTTTACTATCTGCAGTGAGTTTCAGTAATGCTGATACGTTCGAGGTCGTAGGGATTGGAGAGTGTGCGGATTGTGAGGAGAATCACTTCAAAACCAGCCAGGCATTTTCAG GGCTTCGCGTAAGCATAGACTGCAAGCTCGAAGACGGAAAGATGGAAAGAATCGGCTTCAGGGAGCTCGATGATGAAGGAAAATTCAAGGTCCCGATCCCGAATACATTTGGACAAACACTCAAAAAAGAATGCTACGCGCAGCTGCACAGCGCGGCTGCGGTTGCTTGCCCAGCCCATGATGGCCTAGAGGCCTCAAAGATCGTGTTCAAATCCCATGCCAAAGGCATATACACCTTTAGCCCAAGCAAGAATCTCAAATTTTCAGCTGCATTGTGCACTTCCAAGTTCTTTTGGCCGATTTTCAAGTTCCCTCCTCACCCATTTGATCCTTGGAAGAAGCACTTCTATTGGTTCCTTCCTCCCCCAGTACCGGTCTACCAGCCCCCGGTCCCCGTTTACGAGCCGAATCCACCGGTCTACAACCCGCCGGTTCCGGTTTACAAGCCAACACCACCAGTCTACAACCCACCTGTTCCAGTTTACAAGCCGAAACCACCAGTCTATCAGCCACCTGTTCCTGTTTACAAGCCAGAACCACCGGTATATAAGCCACCTGTTCCAGTTTACAAGCCCAAACCTGAGCCACCTGTATACAAGCCCAAACCCGAGCCACCGGTTTACAAGCCGAAACCACCG CCCAAGCCCGAGCCACCTGTTTACAAGCCCAAGCCCGAGCCACCGGTTTACAAGCCCAAGCCCGAGCCCAAACCTGAGCCACCTGTTTATAAGCCTCTGCCCCCTCCGGTTCCTGTCTACAAGCCTACACCCGAGCCGCCAGTGGTGACCAAGCCTCTGCCACCTCCAACTCCATATTATCCACCAGTGATCAAGAAACCTTGCCCTCCTGTCCCAGAGCTACCTCCGAAGTACTTGAATCACCCCAAGTTTGGTCATTTCCCACCACTCCCTCCATTTCATCCATGA
- the LOC140957439 gene encoding uncharacterized protein isoform X12: protein MRLQNSLFGGFFVLSLLSAVSFSNADTFEVVGIGECADCEENHFKTSQAFSGLRVSIDCKLEDGKMERIGFRELDDEGKFKVPIPNTFGQTLKKECYAQLHSAAAVACPAHDGLEASKIVFKSHAKGIYTFSPSKNLKFSAALCTSKFFWPIFKFPPHPFDPWKKHFYWFLPPPVPVYQPPVPVYEPNPPVYNPPVPVYKPTPPVYNPPVPVYKPKPPVYQPPVPVYKPEPPVYKPPVPVYKPKPEPPPEPPVYKPKPEPPVYKPKPEPKPEPPVYKPLPPPVPVYKPTPEPPVVTKPLPPPTPYYPPVIKKPCPPVPELPPKYLNHPKFGHFPPLPPFHP from the exons ATGAGGCTTCAAAATTCCCTTTTCGGGGGTTTCTTTGTTCTGTCTTTACTATCTGCAGTGAGTTTCAGTAATGCTGATACGTTCGAGGTCGTAGGGATTGGAGAGTGTGCGGATTGTGAGGAGAATCACTTCAAAACCAGCCAGGCATTTTCAG GGCTTCGCGTAAGCATAGACTGCAAGCTCGAAGACGGAAAGATGGAAAGAATCGGCTTCAGGGAGCTCGATGATGAAGGAAAATTCAAGGTCCCGATCCCGAATACATTTGGACAAACACTCAAAAAAGAATGCTACGCGCAGCTGCACAGCGCGGCTGCGGTTGCTTGCCCAGCCCATGATGGCCTAGAGGCCTCAAAGATCGTGTTCAAATCCCATGCCAAAGGCATATACACCTTTAGCCCAAGCAAGAATCTCAAATTTTCAGCTGCATTGTGCACTTCCAAGTTCTTTTGGCCGATTTTCAAGTTCCCTCCTCACCCATTTGATCCTTGGAAGAAGCACTTCTATTGGTTCCTTCCTCCCCCAGTACCGGTCTACCAGCCCCCGGTCCCCGTTTACGAGCCGAATCCACCGGTCTACAACCCGCCGGTTCCGGTTTACAAGCCAACACCACCAGTCTACAACCCACCTGTTCCAGTTTACAAGCCGAAACCACCAGTCTATCAGCCACCTGTTCCTGTTTACAAGCCAGAACCACCGGTATATAAGCCACCTGTTCCAGTTTACAAGCCCAAACCTGAGCCACCT CCCGAGCCACCTGTTTACAAGCCCAAGCCCGAGCCACCGGTTTACAAGCCCAAGCCCGAGCCCAAACCTGAGCCACCTGTTTATAAGCCTCTGCCCCCTCCGGTTCCTGTCTACAAGCCTACACCCGAGCCGCCAGTGGTGACCAAGCCTCTGCCACCTCCAACTCCATATTATCCACCAGTGATCAAGAAACCTTGCCCTCCTGTCCCAGAGCTACCTCCGAAGTACTTGAATCACCCCAAGTTTGGTCATTTCCCACCACTCCCTCCATTTCATCCATGA
- the LOC140957439 gene encoding uncharacterized protein isoform X10 — protein sequence MRLQNSLFGGFFVLSLLSAVSFSNADTFEVVGIGECADCEENHFKTSQAFSGLRVSIDCKLEDGKMERIGFRELDDEGKFKVPIPNTFGQTLKKECYAQLHSAAAVACPAHDGLEASKIVFKSHAKGIYTFSPSKNLKFSAALCTSKFFWPIFKFPPHPFDPWKKHFYWFLPPPVPVYQPPVPVYEPNPPVYNPPVPVYKPTPPVYNPPVPVYKPKPPVYQPPVPVYKPEPPVYKPPVPVYKPKPEPPVYKPKPEPPPEPPVYKPKPEPPVYKPKPEPKPEPPVYKPLPPPVPVYKPTPEPPVVTKPLPPPTPYYPPVIKKPCPPVPELPPKYLNHPKFGHFPPLPPFHP from the exons ATGAGGCTTCAAAATTCCCTTTTCGGGGGTTTCTTTGTTCTGTCTTTACTATCTGCAGTGAGTTTCAGTAATGCTGATACGTTCGAGGTCGTAGGGATTGGAGAGTGTGCGGATTGTGAGGAGAATCACTTCAAAACCAGCCAGGCATTTTCAG GGCTTCGCGTAAGCATAGACTGCAAGCTCGAAGACGGAAAGATGGAAAGAATCGGCTTCAGGGAGCTCGATGATGAAGGAAAATTCAAGGTCCCGATCCCGAATACATTTGGACAAACACTCAAAAAAGAATGCTACGCGCAGCTGCACAGCGCGGCTGCGGTTGCTTGCCCAGCCCATGATGGCCTAGAGGCCTCAAAGATCGTGTTCAAATCCCATGCCAAAGGCATATACACCTTTAGCCCAAGCAAGAATCTCAAATTTTCAGCTGCATTGTGCACTTCCAAGTTCTTTTGGCCGATTTTCAAGTTCCCTCCTCACCCATTTGATCCTTGGAAGAAGCACTTCTATTGGTTCCTTCCTCCCCCAGTACCGGTCTACCAGCCCCCGGTCCCCGTTTACGAGCCGAATCCACCGGTCTACAACCCGCCGGTTCCGGTTTACAAGCCAACACCACCAGTCTACAACCCACCTGTTCCAGTTTACAAGCCGAAACCACCAGTCTATCAGCCACCTGTTCCTGTTTACAAGCCAGAACCACCGGTATATAAGCCACCTGTTCCAGTTTACAAGCCCAAACCTGAGCCACCTGTATACAAGCCCAAACCCGAGCCACCG CCCGAGCCACCTGTTTACAAGCCCAAGCCCGAGCCACCGGTTTACAAGCCCAAGCCCGAGCCCAAACCTGAGCCACCTGTTTATAAGCCTCTGCCCCCTCCGGTTCCTGTCTACAAGCCTACACCCGAGCCGCCAGTGGTGACCAAGCCTCTGCCACCTCCAACTCCATATTATCCACCAGTGATCAAGAAACCTTGCCCTCCTGTCCCAGAGCTACCTCCGAAGTACTTGAATCACCCCAAGTTTGGTCATTTCCCACCACTCCCTCCATTTCATCCATGA